Proteins encoded within one genomic window of Cellulomonas xiejunii:
- a CDS encoding OmpA family protein — translation MSRTRTALAVAVGAVVALTACTGGGAVPVPAGTPSATATAAAPVEPVEPVVVETVLDGETVDLQVGPLAVHDDAAVLRLAASATYPTLMSAFSFVFESIGSPGPNGVRVVDLDAGTVTRALRTDDDRVVMTRNGTPGGPATDAADEAAGDDVVILYVAFPVPDAATVDVLLPAAGWVPGVPVVSADHAGVLTVPPSELVEGAPVQQDAFTLEAYTEVLGGQVRSRQSTERLEVAVSSDVLFAFDSDQLAPDADGVLQAAAAQVAGHDGGRLTVVGHTDDQGDEAYNLDLSQRRAATVAARMAGLADLAAFDVAVEGRGETQPAVAGSGEAERALNRRVELVLETSGGPEPEEVVEAVGSLPDPQGPVAPGPTGVSVAGDDVFDVRLEQVRRVGRYVVGGLEVTNTGAADLSLGSLSVGAWDSRGSFDPQLQTAPTNVTLVSGGTRLYPVDYRTDPQDDEREPLSDRIVNSIDPGETRLVTVVWPDPGTDTVTVDVAPRFHGSIAGVQIAGRAPFRLTDVPVVDG, via the coding sequence GTGAGCAGGACCAGGACCGCTCTGGCGGTGGCCGTCGGTGCGGTGGTGGCACTGACCGCCTGCACCGGGGGAGGCGCCGTGCCGGTGCCGGCGGGGACCCCGAGCGCGACCGCCACCGCGGCTGCACCGGTCGAGCCGGTCGAGCCGGTCGTCGTCGAGACCGTGCTGGACGGTGAGACCGTCGACCTCCAGGTCGGGCCGCTGGCCGTGCACGACGACGCGGCGGTGCTCAGGCTCGCGGCGAGCGCGACGTACCCGACGCTGATGTCCGCGTTCTCCTTCGTGTTCGAGAGCATCGGCAGCCCGGGCCCCAACGGGGTCCGGGTGGTCGACCTGGACGCCGGGACCGTGACGCGGGCGCTGCGCACCGACGACGACAGGGTCGTCATGACGCGCAACGGCACCCCGGGCGGGCCCGCGACCGACGCGGCCGACGAGGCCGCCGGCGACGACGTCGTGATCCTCTACGTCGCGTTCCCCGTGCCCGACGCGGCGACGGTCGACGTGCTGCTGCCCGCCGCCGGGTGGGTCCCCGGGGTCCCGGTCGTCAGCGCCGACCACGCCGGCGTGCTCACCGTCCCGCCGTCCGAGCTGGTCGAGGGGGCTCCGGTCCAGCAGGACGCGTTCACGCTCGAGGCGTACACCGAGGTGCTGGGCGGCCAGGTGCGGTCGCGGCAGAGCACCGAGCGCCTCGAGGTCGCGGTGTCGTCAGACGTGCTCTTCGCGTTCGACTCCGACCAGCTCGCCCCCGACGCCGACGGCGTCCTGCAGGCCGCGGCCGCGCAGGTCGCGGGGCACGACGGCGGCAGGCTCACGGTCGTCGGTCACACCGACGACCAGGGCGACGAGGCGTACAACCTCGACCTCTCGCAGCGCCGCGCGGCGACGGTCGCGGCGCGCATGGCCGGGCTCGCGGACCTGGCGGCGTTCGACGTCGCCGTCGAGGGGCGGGGGGAGACGCAGCCGGCCGTGGCGGGCAGCGGTGAGGCCGAGCGTGCCCTGAACCGGCGCGTGGAGCTGGTGCTCGAGACCTCGGGCGGGCCCGAGCCGGAGGAGGTCGTCGAGGCCGTCGGGTCGCTGCCGGACCCCCAGGGCCCGGTCGCCCCTGGTCCGACCGGCGTCTCCGTGGCCGGCGACGACGTCTTCGACGTGCGGCTCGAGCAGGTCCGCCGGGTCGGGCGCTACGTCGTCGGTGGTCTCGAGGTCACGAACACCGGTGCCGCCGACCTGTCCCTGGGATCCCTCTCGGTCGGCGCGTGGGACTCGCGCGGGTCGTTCGACCCGCAGCTGCAGACCGCACCCACCAACGTCACGCTCGTCTCCGGTGGCACGCGCCTGTACCCCGTCGACTACCGCACCGACCCGCAGGACGACGAGCGCGAGCCGTTGTCCGACCGGATCGTCAACAGCATCGACCCCGGCGAGACGCGGCTGGTCACCGTGGTCTGGCCCGACCCCGGGACCGACACCGTCACGGTCGACGTCGCCCCCCGGTTCCACGGCAGCATCGCCGGCGTGCAGATCGCCGGCCGTGCGCCGTTCCGGCTCACCGACGTGCCCGTCGTCGACGGCTGA